The genomic segment TTTTTCCTGGCCTTGATCGTTACCCAACTTTGGCTTCCGCAAAGCCTTGCGACCTTGATCCCAGTCGAGACGCCCCATACTTTCGACCTTGCGAAAGCCGAGCCGCTGCAGTCGATTACCCGGTACCTCCTGCTCCCCGTTGCCGCAACGATGGAAGAACTGGTGTTCAGGGCTGGGATATTCCTTGTCCTAGCCAACCTGAACGCCGGACCTGCCGTCATAGTCCTGGTTTCGGCCACCGCATTCGGCTTGGCCCACACCACCTCGGGTGCCACCGCGATGGCATTCGCCTTCCTGGCCGGCATTGGACAGATGGGAGTCTTTCTGATGTGGCGCTCTCTGCCGCCGCTAATTTTCGGACACTATATCTACAACCTGTGGCGGACATGAAGTCGCCTTGCAGCAGTTCTCATTGCAGCGTAATCTGAGCGCACAATACTCATTTCATCAAGGCAGGACGGAACCCGCGCTGTCCCCTGACTTCTCGAGGAGAAGCGGGCCGAGACCGCCTCCGTAATGGACGAACTCCAGCGTCGCCACAAGGCGGCGAAGGACTCGGGGAATATCGCCGATGCCCGACGGATCGAGGGCATCCTGGGCGGGATCGTCGTCCGCAATCGACGGTGAGAGCGGGGCGGGCCTAATCCCACCGGCTACGCGGCCTGGAGACCAGGGGCTT from the Magnetospirillum sp. WYHS-4 genome contains:
- a CDS encoding CPBP family intramembrane metalloprotease, producing MTAGLSLAVMAGQFVPRASDAAYAVLFGLAENLAIMAVLFAHPAIRRAIRPMLGLPRHPFELAGIGLLRWILGGGLAFLCFFLALIVTQLWLPQSLATLIPVETPHTFDLAKAEPLQSITRYLLLPVAATMEELVFRAGIFLVLANLNAGPAVIVLVSATAFGLAHTTSGATAMAFAFLAGIGQMGVFLMWRSLPPLIFGHYIYNLWRT